The DNA segment AACATCCCGTGGCCGAAGACGCGCAGGTCCAGGAGCGGCGTGCCCGTCCGCTGCAGGCGGAGCTGGCGCAGGACGAAGGCTACGAGGCTCAGCCCGCCGACGACGATGGGGACGGTGACCTCGGGCCGGCCGAGCGCGCCGGACCCGTCTCCCGCCACGCTCACGCCGTAGACGAAGCCGCCGAAGCCGATGGCCGACAGCACGACGGAGAGCGGGTCGATCGAGCCGGGCGTCACCTCGCCGCCCCGCTCGAGCAGCCTCGAGCCCACCGCCAGGGCCGCGAGCGCGACGGGCAGCACCAGCAGGAACATGAACCGCCACGACAGCGCCTCGAGGATGATGCCGGACACCGTGGGCCCCAGCGCGGGGGCGACGGAGATGACGATGCTCACGGTGCCGATCACCCTGCCGCGGATCTCGGGCGGCACCAGCCGCAGGATCGTGGTCATGAGGAGCGGCATCATGACGGCGGTGCCGGTGGCCTGCACGACGCGGCCGACCAGCAGCGGCACGAAGCTGGGCGCCAGGCCGGCGACGAGCGTCCCCAGGCTGAACAGGCCCAGCGCCAGCGCGAACACGGACCTGGTCGTGAGGCGCTGGAGGACGAACCCCGTCATGGGGATCACGACGGCCATCGTCAGGAGGAACGCCGTCGAGAGCCACTGCACGGTGGTCGCGCTCACGTCGAGCTCGACCATCAGCCGTGGCAGGGCGACGTTCATGATCGTCTCGTTGAGGATGACGACGAACGCGGCGACCAGGAGGACCATGATCGTGCGCCAGTCGCGCGGGTCTACCCGCCGTTGGGACTCGTGTCGTGGGGAGTTGGGGACCGTGGCGGCCACGTCTGACATCTGTTGACCTCGTCTTCCTGGGAACCTCGCGAGCCGCCCCGTCGCGAGTGCCGCCCCAGCCCCCCAGCGGAGGGGCCGGTCGACATGGAGCGAGAGCTTACACCTGTGCGGCGGCGGCCGTGTCAAGTCGCGCGACTACGCTGGCCTGCGCCTCCCGGGGGTCCCGGGGCTAGCCGAGGAGGGCGTCGACCCTCCTGGCCGTCGCCACGACGAGCCGGACCCCGGACCCGACCTCGTCCGGCCGCGGGGGTCTGGGGCCGGAGAAGGCCGCCAACGTACGGGTGCGGCGGGCCTCGGCCGCCACGGCGGCACGGGACGCGAGCTGCGACTAGACGAGCCCCAACAGGACCTCGGCAAGCTCTTCCGGCCGCGTGATCATCGCGTCGTGTCCGGCCGCGCCGGCGGCACGGGAGCGTAGTCGCGCAGGGCCTTCCCGTCCTCCGGCAGGAAGGCGTCGAGGTACACCAGCTGTCCGATGCGTTCGGCAGCCACGGCGGTCGTCCCGGCGATCACCATGCCGCCGGAGCTGTGGCCG comes from the Trueperaceae bacterium genome and includes:
- a CDS encoding DHA2 family efflux MFS transporter permease subunit, with protein sequence MSDVAATVPNSPRHESQRRVDPRDWRTIMVLLVAAFVVILNETIMNVALPRLMVELDVSATTVQWLSTAFLLTMAVVIPMTGFVLQRLTTRSVFALALGLFSLGTLVAGLAPSFVPLLVGRVVQATGTAVMMPLLMTTILRLVPPEIRGRVIGTVSIVISVAPALGPTVSGIILEALSWRFMFLLVLPVALAALAVGSRLLERGGEVTPGSIDPLSVVLSAIGFGGFVYGVSVAGDGSGALGRPEVTVPIVVGGLSLVAFVLRQLRLQRTGTPLLDLRVFGHGMFSLSVGLMVITMMALFGSMILLPIYLQNVRGFGSLATGLFLLPGGAIMGLAAPFVGRLFDRYGPVPITTIGGGLIAAMLWRLSTIGPETAVPLLLAYHLLLASGMALLFTPLMTTGMNPLPPRLYSHGSAMMSTLQQVGGAMGVALLVTVMSSRAAALAGEVSPQLAQAAGLRTAFAVGAVFALVAGALTPFLRRVAPDQSEAPGRSEAEAAAEGAAVVELAEEEMVPAH